The following are from one region of the Trichoderma breve strain T069 chromosome 5, whole genome shotgun sequence genome:
- a CDS encoding isocitrate/isopropylmalate dehydrogenase domain-containing protein — translation MSIRTLRIGLIPGDGIGKEVIPAGRRILEALPASLKLKFDFVDLKAGFETFEQTGSALPDATVDVLRNECQGALFGAVSSPTHAVKGYSSPIVALRKRLDLYANVRPVKTVMTAAKPIDMVIVRENTEDLYVKQETTRDTPEGKVAEAIKRISEKASFRIAAMAGDIALRRQKIRENGSPSIHSKPLVTITHKSNVLSQTDGLFRTASKNALSDPKYSSVSIEEQIVDSMVYKLFRQPEAYDVIVAPNLYGDILSDGAAALVGSLGLVPSANVGEGFAIGEPCHGSAPDIQGKNIANPIATLRSAALMLEFLEEPEAAAKIYAAVDANLEEGKLLSPDLGGKATTDEVVEDILRRL, via the exons ATGTCGATTCGCACTCTTAGAATCG GGCTCATCCCCGGTGACGGCATCGGCAAGGAAGTCATCCCCGCCGGCCGCCGCATCCTCGAAGCTCTCCCCGCCTCTCTCAAGCTCAAGTTCGACTTCGTCGACCTCAAGGCCGGCTTCGAGACCTTTGAGCAGACCGGCTCCGCCCTCCCCGATGCCACCGTCGATGTCCTGCGCAACGAGTGCCAGGGCGCGCTCTTCGGCGCCGTCAGCTCGCCCACCCACGCCGTCAAGGGCTACTCCTCGCCCATTGTCGCTCTCCGAAAGCGCCTCGACCTCTACGCCAACGTCCGTCCCGTCAAGACCGTCATGACTGCCGCAAAGCCCATCGACATGGTCATTGTCCGCGAGAACACCGAGGACCTCTACGTCAAGCAGGAGACCACCCGCGACACCCCCGAGGGCAAGgtcgccgaggccatcaagcgCATCTCCGAAAAGGCCTCGTTCCGcattgccgccatggccggcgACATTGCCCTGCGCCGCCAGAAGATCCGCGAGAACGGCAGCCCCAGCATCCACAGCAAGCCCCTCGTCACAATCACCCACAAGTCCAACGTCCTGTCGCAAACCGACGGCCTCTTCCGTACTGCCTCCAAGAACGCCCTGTCTGACCCCAAGTACTCCTCCGTCTCTATCGAGGAGCAGATTGTCGACTCCATGGTCTACAAGCTGTTCCGCCAGCCCGAAGCCTACGACGTCATTGTTGCCCCCAACCTGTATGGCGATATCCTCTCTGACGGTGCTGCCGCTCTTGTCGGCAGTCTTGGTCTCGTTCCCAGCGCCAACGTTGGTGAGGGCTTTGCCATTGGTGAGCCTTGCCACGGCAGTGCCCCTGATATCCAGGGCAAGAACATTGCCAACCCCATTGCCACCCTGCGAAGTGCTGCCCTGATGCTCGAGTTCCTTGAGGAGCCcgaggctgctgccaagattTACGCTGCTGTTGACGCCAACTTGGAGGAGGGCAAGCTGCTGAGCCCTGATCTGGGTGGAAAGGCCACTACCGATGAGGTTGTCGAGGATATCCTGAGACGCCTGTAA
- a CDS encoding amidase domain-containing protein, giving the protein MPQTTFPQNSPFVTLITIFPVPPPGERITLQWTQQPLAKYNEDDVFNNAFLSTVVFNNTLSNARHVFDEEARDLFRNSGAEKFLYFFRLDLAPGPYIKLNGELWEAWRLVDDSHETCMVALKPRQSTPSPFERLSIMSEESNVLSFAIPSRLKTTIKYSGGNTKFSVAGKRILIKDNIHLNGIKTSNGNRAFYETYPAQTRTASCVQKLIDKGVVVIGKTKMSSFGNWEEPIQYTDDPAPWNPRADRYQSPGGSSSGSASAVAAYEWLDIAIGTDTWGSVTRPAHWCGCFGLRPSLGAISADGIVPCVKSWDIPGILARNLEDCKHFAEEWLDFSNNKFKEYPQEFSCLLWPADFWENFEATEKEMAKKFAQNMADKLGICLEEFSFKDCWSKEGPKGWRKDSLQEFMKETTQAMAYDSYNNSEDFRTKYKQRNGAEPYTSKPNEDTWSIGKKTSRQTRDNAFARIDVYQKWFKDHFFTDERKKTISAIIVLPLDIAGPRYRDDCPGDDDPSDNDPSDNNHSDGFSSDHGHRDKHPGEGSHSNHESINGTGVRTGVPKLIATKLIVTKIIVIKITITITKITKIIIIKTTVRSINALALGPVMGAPVLTVPIGQIPYDSRISKRTEQSPFAVALMGSPGTDIKLIDNAIFAMGCLNIPIEVKTGRLMY; this is encoded by the exons ATGCCCCAAACGA CGTTCCCTCAGAATTCGCCTTTTGTGACACTGATTACCATATTTCCTGTTCCACCGCCTGGAGAACGAATAACCTTGCAGTGGACACAACAGCCTCTGGCCAAATataatgaagatgatgtgTTCAACAATGCATTTCTCTCCACCGTCGTATTCAACAATACGCTTTCGAATGCTAGACATGTCTTCGACGAGGAAGCCCGGGATTTGTTCAGAAATTCTGGCGCCGAGAAGTTTCTTTACTTTTTCAGACTTGATTTGGCACCTGGTCCTTATATCAAATTGAATGGGGAGCTATGGGAAGCATGGAGGCTGGTGGATGATTCCCATGAGACTTGTATGGTTGCTTTGAAACCGCGACAAAG CACGCCGAGCCCATTTGAGCGCCTTTCGATAATGAGTGAAGAAAGCAACGTGCTCAGTTTTGCTATACCGTCTCGCCTCAAAACGACTATTAAATATTCCGGGGGTAATACGAAGTTCTCGGTGGCGGGAAAACGCATCCTCATCAAGGACAACATTCATTTAAACGGCATCAAGACATCTAATGGCAATCGTGCCTTCTACGAGACATACCCTGCACAAACACGAACCGCCAGCTGCGTTCAAAAACTAATCGATAAAGGCGTTGTTGTTATTGGAAAGACGAAAATGTCTTCTTTTGGAAATTGGGAGGAGCCCATTCAATATACAGACGACCCGGCCCCATGGAATCCCAGGGCTGACCGTTATCAATCCCCAGGAGGTAGCAGTTCGGGCAGTGCTTCGGCTGTTGCAGCCTACGAGTGGCTTGACATTGCTATTGGCACCGACA CTTGGGGGAGCGTCACCAGACCTGCTCACTGGTGTGGCTGCTTTGGCCTCCGTCCCAGTCTTGGAGCGATTTCTGCAGACGGCATTGTGCCCTGCGTCAA GTCTTGGGATATTCCTGGAATTCTGGCAAGAAACCTGGAAGATTGCAAACACTTCGCCGAAGAGTGGCTGGATTTTAGCAACAACAAATTTAAGGAGTATCCACAG GAATTCTCTTGTCTCCTCTGGCCCGCTGATTTCTGGGAAAACTTTGAAGCCACGGAAAAGGAAATGGCAAAGAAGTTTGCCCAGAATATGGCTGACAAACTAGGGATATGCCTTGAAGAGTTCTCTTTCAAAGATTGTTGGAGTAAAGAGGGACCAAAGGGGTGGCGTAAAGATTCCTTGCAAGAATTCATGAAAGAG ACTACCCAGGCTATGGCGTACGACAGCTACAACAATAGTGAGGACTTTCGTACTAAATACAAGCAGCGTAATGGCGCAGAACCTTACACGTCGAAGCCAAACGAGGATACTTG GTCTATCGGAAAGAAGACAAGTCGGCAAACAAGAGACAATGCGTTTGCAAGAATTGATGTTTACCAAAAATGGTTCAAAGATCATTTTTTCACGGATGAGCGCAAAAAAACTATAAGTGCCATCATAGTACTGCCTCTCGATATAGCAGGCCCTCGATACAGAGATGACTGTCCTGGAGATGACGATCCCAGTGATAACGATCCCAGTGATAACAATCATAGTGATGGTTTTTCTAGTGACCACGGTCATAGGGATAAGCATCCTGGAGAGGGCTCCCACAGCAATCACGAATCCATCAATG GGACAGGTGTCAGGACAGGTGTCCCAAAGTTAATCGCCACCAAGTTAATCGTCACCAAGATAATCGTCATCAagatcaccatcaccatcaccaagatCACCAAGATAATCATCATAAAGACGACCGTCCGAA GCATCAACGCTTTGGCACTTGGGCCTGTCATGGGAGCCCCTGTTCTCACTGTTCCAA TTGGCCAAATACCGTACGATTCAAGAATCAGCAAACGGACCGAGCAATCACCATTTGCAGTTGCCCTAATGGGATCACCTG GCACTGATATCAAGCTAATCGACAATGCCATATTTGCCATGGGATGTTTGAATATTCCCATAGAGGTCAAAACAGGAAGATTAATGTACTGA
- a CDS encoding alpha/beta hydrolase fold domain-containing protein, with amino-acid sequence MSSVRPPFDPEVIKNLPPVMIDGTLTDSLPLDAAVRVAAIRQSAVPNSSAIKDKVHSDPSLETERVTIPGPRGDIDIVVIKPKGASSTDKRPAIYTIHPGGVVIGDEYLNLDLALSWAKEIDGIVATVKYRLAPENPGLEPFEDCWEGLVWFAKQADRFGFDPDKLLIGGASAGGGLSAAVALMARDKGFPKLCGQMLVCPMLDDRADTVSHKQYLRHGAYSGESDEFSWTCILGDRRATDKVSVFEAPGRATDLSNLPPTYIDVGSAEPFRDSVVAYASKLWEHGVQAELMVFAGGLHGFDFFAPEASVSKQATEARLKWLRRLMDQLK; translated from the coding sequence atgtcttccGTCAGGCCGCCCTTTGACCCCGAAGTCATCAAAAATCTCCCTCCCGTCATGATCGATGGCACTCTCACAGACTCCCTCCCCCTCGACGCTGCCGTCAGAGTCGCAGCTATACGTCAATCAGCTGTCCCAAATTCCAGTGCAATCAAGGACAAAGTCCATTCTGATCCCTCGCTGGAAACTGAACGGGTAACCATCCCTGGACCTCGTGGAGATATCGACATCGTTGTTATTAAGCCAAAAGGAGCCTCAAGCACAGACAAGCGGCCAGCCATCTACACCATACACCCAGGCGGCGTAGTTATCGGGGATGAATACCTCAATCTCGACTTGGCTTTATCCTGGGCGAAGGAAATCGACGGCATCGTCGCCACTGTGAAATACAGGCTAGCTCCGGAGAACCCTGGTCTTGAACCTTTTGAAGATTGCTGGGAAGGCCTTGTCTGGTTCGCAAAGCAAGCGGACCGATTTGGTTTCGACCCGGACAAGTTGCTCATCGGAGGCGCCTCTGCCGGTGGAGGACTTTCTGCTGCGGTTGCGTTGATGGCTAGAGACAAGGGATTCCCCAAGCTCTGCGGACAAATGCTCGTCTGTCCGATGCTGGATGATCGTGCCGATACAGTTTCCCACAAGCAATATCTGCGTCATGGGGCTTATTCTGGGGAGTCGGACGAGTTTAGTTGGACATGTATTTTGGGCGACCGCCGGGCGACGGATAAAGTCTCCGTCTTCGAGGCTCCAGGCCGGGCAACAGACTTGTCGAATCTTCCTCCTACGTACATCGACGTCGGGTCCGCTGAGCCCTTTAGAGATAGCGTTGTTGCCTATGCGTCCAAATTGTGGGAGCATGGCGTGCAGGCTGAGCTGATGGTGTTTGCTGGTGGATTGCATGGGTTCGATTTCTTTGCTCCAGAAGCGAGTGTGTCGAAACAAGCTACCGAGGCGAGGTTGAAGTGGCTCCGGCGGCTTATGGATCAGCTAAAATAA
- a CDS encoding glycosyl hydrolases family 18 domain-containing protein yields the protein MLSSSLLVSLGLATLAAAAPSRTVKARQASGAQNVVYWGATNNEVDDLSHYCTSDAGIDIVILSFLDIYGATGNIPSGNMGNSCFVGTTGVPQQCDQLASAITTCQSAGKKVILSLGGAASSYSLSSQSQAVAIGQYLWSAYGNSGNTTVQRPFGSVFVNGFDFDIELNAGSQYYQYMISTLRSSFASDPKNTYYITGAPQCPIPEPNMGEIISSSQFDYLWVQFYNNNPTCSLGLPGDAPFNFDDWVSFISTTPSKNAKLFIGAPASTLGANGNAGGAKYYATPDQLASIVASTKSNPAFGGIMLWDAGYSDSNVINGCNFAQNAKSILTTGSPCGGSGSAPPPSSTTKVPPPASSTPSNPSGGTVGQFDQCGGIGYTGPTQCVAPYKCVEESEWWSSCQ from the exons ATGCTTTCcagctctcttcttgttAGCCTTGGTCTTGCGACCTTGGCAGCTGCCGCTCCCTCACGCACCGTCAAGGCTCGTCAGGCTTCTGGTGCCCAGAATGTTGTCTACTGGGGAGCTACCAACAACGAAGTCGACGACCTGTCTCATTACTGCACGTCCGACGCAGGAATCGACATTGTCATCTTGTCCTTCCTGGATATCTATGGCGCGACTGGCAACATCCCCTCCGGTAACATGGGCAACTCATGCTTCGTTGGCACAACCGGAGTCCCTCAGCAATGCGACCAACTTGCTTCTGCAATTACAACTTGCCAGTCTGCTGGGAAAAAGGTCATCCTGTCTCTCGGTGGTGCCGCCAGCTCGTATTCTCTATCATCCCAGTCACAGGCTGTGGCCATCGGTCAATACCTATGGAGCGCATATGGCAACTCTGGCAACACCACTGTCCAGCGCCCCTTTGGCAGCGTCTTTGTCAAcggctttgactttgacattGAGTTGAACGCCGGAAGCCAGTACTACCAATACATGATCTCAACGCTGCGCTCCAGCTTTGCCAGCGACCCCAAGAACACCTACTACATCACTGGAGCTCCTCAGTGCCCCATCCCTGAGCCCAACATGGGCGAAATTATCAGCAGCTCTCAATTTGACTATCTTTGGGTCCAGTtctacaacaacaacccGACTTGTTCTCTTGGTCTCCCCGGCGATGCCCCTTTCAACTTTGATGACTGGGTGTCATTCATTTCCACCACCCCCTCCAAGAACGCAAAGCTCTTCATCGGTGCTCCTGCTTCTACCTTGGGTGCCAATGGTAACGCTGGAGGTGCCAAGTACTACGCGACACCCGACCAGCTGGCTAGCATCGTCGCCAGCACCAAGTCCAACCCTGCTTTCGGAGGCATCATGCTATGGGATGCCGGATACTCCGATTCCAACGTCATCAACGGATGCAACTTCGCTCAAAATGCCAAGAGCATTCTTACTACCGGCTCCCCATGCGGAGGATCTGGCtccgctcctcctcctagcagcaccaccaaagttcctcctcctgctaGCTCTACTCCATCAAACCCTTCAGGTGGCACCGTTGGCCAGTTTGACCAG TGTGGTGGCATTGGATACACTGGCCCTACACAATGTGTGGCCCCTTACAAGTGCGTCGAGGAGAGTGAGTGGTGGTCTTCTTGCCAGTAA
- a CDS encoding ABC1 family domain-containing protein gives MASRLLLKAVASSSSPLIRQARISSRVQPLLFHPTVFSKYIVPSYLISPIRHVRPQSTITEPQKKKLRWYWKLLIALGATAGVTTGGVLVADRYYMGGILTRSLRAYATIAQVGVDYKMHSGKNPKGGRVPIDELHDRNAARVCNMIKTNGGIFLKIGQAIAVQGAALPEAYQREFKNMFDDASQESWSDVQAVIKEEFGASVSDVFGDGVEKEPRASASIAQVQRRNLAQQASWDLWTFKVLCDLIGRTTDIHIQGIGDYIMNNIMKETDFENEAANSMRIAELVKSDPDLNKRVYIPQVYTELTSKRVLTSEWIHGAKLWDRDIITGAHNPSGETSAGMGLKEADIMTTVIDLFSSQMFKWGFVHCDPHPGNMFVRRVPSGKPQIVLIDHGLYVSLSDKLRRQYARFWKSLLTGDQKGLEEVSAAWGMKTADAWADTFMSREKKPEPIDETPEEKSQRAISEASAFFGEEGLYPRELIFLERNLALVQGSNRFYDSPVNRLGMIGRSAMLNLRDDSEVTFAQAMSSRWAMFVLDAVFYFSRWKQYMGWGKGFENELKEAEERMAQEMKDSMSGLWEVDKEAE, from the exons ATGGCTTCACGTCTTCTTTTGAAGGCtgttgcttcttcctcctctcccttaATACGGCAAGCTAGAATATCGTCAAGAGTACAAccgctcctcttccacccTACCGTCTTCTCAAAATACATAGTACCATCATATCTCATATCCCCCATTCGCCATGTTCGACCACAGAGCACCATCACAGAACcacagaaaaagaagcttcgGTGGTATTGGAAGCTGTTGATTGCTCTGGGAGCCACCGCTGGTGTCACGACTGGCGGTGTCCTTGTTGCAGACAGGTATTACATGGGAGGAATACTGACACGTAGCCTGCGAGCATATGCGACAATTGCGCAAGTCGGAGTCGACTACAAGATGCACTCAGGCAAGAATCCCAAGGGAGGTCGTGTGCCCATTGACGAGCTCCACGATCGAAACGCCGCGCGAGTTTGTAACATGATCAAGACGAACGGCGGCATCTTTCTCAAGATTGGACAAGCGATTGCAGTGCAAGGAGCCGCTCTGCCAGAAGCGTATCAGCGCGAATTCAAAAACATGTTTGACGATGCTTCACAAGAATCTTGGAGTGATGTCCAGGCTGTCATCAAAGAAGAGTTTGGTGCCAGTGTAAGCGATGTGTTTGGCGATGGTGTAGAGAAAGAGCCTAGAGCTTCGGCTTCAATAGCGCAG GTGCAGAGGAGAAACTTGGCGCAGCAGGCATCGTGGGATCTCTGGACATTCAA GGTTCTTTGTGACTTGATAGGGAGGACGACGGATATCCATATCCAAGGCATCGGCGACTATATCATGAATAACATCATGAAGGAGACGGACTTTGAGAACGAGGCAGCTAATTCGATGCGGATCGCTGAGCTTGTAAAGTCAGATCCTGACCTGAATAAGAGAGTATACATCCCCCAAGTCTACACAGAACTTACATCAAAACGCGTCTTGACGTCTGAATGGATCCATGGCGCCAAACTCTGGGATAGAGATATTATCACTGGTGCACACAATCCTTCTGGTGAGACTTCTGCTGGAATGGGCCTTAAGGAGGCCGATATTATGACTACCGTCATtgatctcttctcttcacaaATGTTCAAATGGGGCTTTGTCCATTGTGATCCTCACCCAGGCAACATGTTTGTTCGACGTGTTCCGTCCGGCAAACCGCAGATCGTGCTCATAGACCACGGCCTTTATGTGTCGTTGTCTGACAAGTTGCGGCGCCAATACGCTCGCTTCTGGAAGTCTCTTCTCACAGGCGACCAGAAAGGACTAGAAGAAGTGTCGGCCGCCTGGGGCATGAAGACAGCCGACGCTTGGGCTGATACATTCATGTCTCGCGAAAAGAAGCCAGAGCCGATCGATGAGACACCTGAAGAGAAATCACAAAGAGCTATCAGCGAAGCATCAGCATTctttggcgaagaaggcttATACCCTCGTGAGCTGATATTCCTGGAGCGGAATCTGGCTCTCGTTCAAGGTAGCAATCGTTTCTACGATTCTCCCGTTAATAGACTCGGCATGATCGGTCGCTCAGCAATGCTGAATTTGCGGGACGATAGCGAAGTGACGTTTGCACAAGCAATGAGCTCGCGATGGGCGATGTTTGTTCTCGATGCCGTGTTCTACTTCAGCAGGTGGAAGCAGTACATGGGCTGGGGCAAAGGTTTCGAGAACGAACTCAAGGAAgcagaggagaggatggcgCAGGAGATGAAAGACTCCATGTCTGGTCTCTGGGAAGTGGACAAAGAAGCGGAATGA
- a CDS encoding aldo/keto reductase family domain-containing protein codes for MAPATLPTKPLGRNGPLVSTIGFGAMGLSSMYGFGGSDEDRFKVLDRAHELGNTFWDTADVYGDSEQLLGKWFKHSGKRDDIFLATKCGGVYDPSTGKASIRSDPEYVRQACDRSLQLLGVSHIDLFYLHRVDKETPVELTIKALAELKEQGKIRHLGLCEVSAATLRRAHAVHPITAIQVEYSPFSVDIEKPQIDILRTARELGIAVVAYSPLGRGMLTGQIRSPDDFDADDFRKSLPRFSKENFPKNLALVEKIGSIATSKGVTPGQLTLAWLLAQGADIFPIPGTKKIKYLEENLGAVNVELSTDEDAEIRKAIDETEVIGGRYSDAHSDHLFADTPALESK; via the exons ATGGCCCCTGCAACACTTCCCACCAAGCCTCTCGGCCGCAATGGCCCTCTTGTCTCAACAATAGGCTTTGGAGCCATGGGTCTTAGTTCCATGTACGGGTTTGGAGGTTCAGACGAAGACCGGTTCAAGGTTCTAGACCGTGCCCACGAATTAGGCAACACCTTTTGGGACACTGCGGATGTCTACGGCGATAGCGAGCAATTGCTTGGCAAGTGGTTCAAGCATTCCGGAAAACGAGACGACATCTTTCTTGCCACAAAATGCGGCGGCGTTTACGACCCTTCAACTGGAAAAGCATCGATTCGTTCCGATCCCGAATATGTACGACAGGCTTGTGATAGGTCTCTCCAGTTGCTGGGAGTCTCTCATATTGATCTCTTCTACCTCCACCGGGTCGATAAGGAGACCCCAGTTGAGCTTACCATCAAGGCTCTAGCTGAATTAAAAGA GCAGGGGAAAATCCGACATCTCGGGCTCTGTGAAGTCTCGGCCGCGACCCTTCGGCGCGCGCACGCCGTCCACCCGATCACCGCGATCCAGGTCGAGTACAGCCCCTTCTCAGTAGACATTGAGAAGCCGCAGATCGATATCCTTCGCACGGCAAGGGAACTCGGCATTGCGGTTGTGGCTTACAGCCCCCTGGGGCGCGGCATGTTGACGGGACAGATCAGGTCCCCGGACGACTTTGACGCCGACGACTTCCGGAAGAGTCTCCCACGGTTCTCAAAAGAGAACTTCCCGAAAAACCTTGCATTGGTGGAAAAGATTGGGAGCATTGCCACCAGTAAAGGCGTGACGCCCGGACAGTTGACGTTAGCGTGGCTGCTGGCACAGGGCGCTGACATCTTCCCCATCCCCGG CACTAAGAAGATCAAGTATCTCGAAGAGAACTTGGGGGCCGTCAACGTGGAGCTCAGCACGGACGAAGATGCGGAGATCCGCAAGGCCATTGACGAGACGGAAGTTATTGGGGGTCGCTATTCAGATGC CCATTCGGATCATCTATTCGCTGACACCCCGGCACTTGAGAGCAAATGA